The genomic region TTGACTTTTGTGGGTCAATGTTAACATTCTGTATTGCCATACTATTTCAATGAAATTGCAAAAGGAATTAATGTGTTTTGGGGAAGTTGTAGCAATTATTCTGAAATTGTTTTCCAAGCCAACTTGTGatagtatatttatatattacatgTCTAGTTAAGttttatctctatattttattagttttctttgttttcttctgcTTTTTCATCCTTCTGTTCATCAATTTGTAAGATTTCTTAGTTCTTTAATATGTTCTTCTCTTTTGTCTCTATGATATCCTGAAGACGATTTGAAAGTTAGACTGGTTTTATAAACCTGGGGTGATAATCTGCTAAGCTAGTCTTTTATTGGCACTTGAAGTTAATTGGGTTTTTTTGGGAAGGTTGTGAGATTAGTTATTTTACATTTTCTACTGACAATGTATTTCCTGTTTTCTGTTCTTTCATTCTTGAGTTTTACCATTTGATATCAGTTTTCATGTTTCAAGGTTAATATTGGTGTCGTATAGATTGTCTAAATCATCAATTATGGTACATGTTGATGCTGATCTGTGCTAGTTGATCAGAGATAGCGCTGGTATTTGTTTGAGTTCTTTTAAACTGATATATAACCTGTTGGGTTCTCAGAGCTAAGAGAAAATGGGTAATCTTTTCTGTTGCGTACAAGTTGGCCAGTCTACAGTAGCCATCAAGGAGAGATTTGGCAGGTTTGAGGATGTTCTTGAGCCAGGATGCCATTGCCTACCATGTTTTCTTGGAAGTCAGCTTGCCGGCCACCTGTCACTAAGATTGCAGCAGTTGGATGTTCGTTGTGAGACAAAGACTAAGGTCTATCAATTGCTTTTTTATGTTGTAGTTTTCCAGTTTATGACTCTTCTTTCTTGTATAACTCTTTAGACTTTTAGGATGAAGAATTCATCCCAAAAGATCACCATTTTGTTCTtgtatttttattcttttctccAACTATAGCATATGCAGCCATGTTTGTCTTTCATCAGCTTGCAAGGGAAGGTAAAGGTATAGGACAGGACTGAGTGCATAATCATGAATTAATAAATTTTCAAGGACTTTCATATCACACGTAGCGTACAATATTTTGCCTCCCTTGTGCAGCGGAAACTGACTGGTCTTTATGGTCATCATATCAGGATAATGTATTTGTCAATGTTGTTGCATCTATTCAATACCGGGCACTGGCAGATAAGGCAAGTGATGCCTTCTACAAACTCACCGACACAAGGAAGCAGATTCAATCCTATGTTTTTGATGGTATGATATGAAGAGTATATATTCATGTTGCACACTAATATATGAACACATGCCGCTCActtttatttatatacataaatcCAAAGTTATATGGGACATGTTTTAACATTTTTCATGTTCTGATATTCAGTTAGTTGTTCCAAATGAAGGACAGAAACTAacatttttttgaatatttttagttaTTAGGGCAAGCGTTCCAAAGCTAAATCTAGATGATGTTTTTGAACAAAAAACTGAAATTGCTAAAGCTGTTGAAGAAGAACTTGAGAAGGTATTCAACTTGATTACACGTACATTGATATGTAaatatgtttttctatttctgTTGACTCTTATTTCTCTTACAGGCTATGTCTGCGTATGGGTATGAAATTGCTCAAACACTTATTGTGGACATAGAACCTGATGTGCATGTGAAGCGCGCAATGAATGAAATCAATGCTGGTAAAATTTCTTCACGCAATGAATGAAATCAATGCTGGTAAAATTTAGTACCTCTTACTTGGTTCTTACTCTTTCAAACTTGATGTTGTTTAGGACAGGCTAACTGTATACCGGATTGCCTAGCTATATTCCCCATATATGCATCAAAAAAATCAAGCCACTACAGAAATATGAGAGTAACATTTGGCATAATGAAATTTTCAGCCCCAAAAAGTAAAAACTGCTGGAACTCATGAATTTGCCTTTTGACAGCGATGGTCAACTTTCTTGCCGTCTGTTATTTGCTTAATCGTTTTAGCTTTAGATTCATTAGAGTATATTACTAAGATGAATATCTATCAATTGGGCTTTAATAATGCCTCCCCTAGAATATAATTTTCTGATTGTGTTGTATTTGTAGCCGCAAGGATGAGGGTGGCAGCTAACGAGAAGGCAGAGGCAGAGAAAATTCAGCAAATCAAACGAGCTGAAGGTGAGGCCGAATCTAAGTACTTGTCAGGGCTGGGTATTGCTCGCCAGCGACAAGCTATTGTTGATGGGTTACGAGATAGTGTGCTTGGATTCTCTGTTAACGTACCTGGGACTACTGCAAAGGATGTCATGGACATGGTCCTGGTCACCCAGTACTTTGACACCATGAAAGAAATCGGTGCTGCTTCTAAATCTTCGGCTGTGTTCATCCCTCATGGTCCTGGAGCTGTTCGTGATGTCGCCACTCAGATTCGCGAGGGACTCCTCCAGGCTGCACATCAGTAGCTAATACACTTATACTGGGTTTTGCTTAAGGCCAGcatgctttttttttcttttttccggACACTAATTAGTTTTGGTATTTGTCTGTTTAGTTCTTGGTGCCATTTTGTTTAGCTGtggttgcttttttttttttttttgtatatatgttatgGCCCTGAAAGGGGTTGTGAAGAACATTGGGTGCATAGTTTTCTATAAAGTAGATTTTAAGACACCTTTATGTTGGATTTTTGTGGATTTAAATGTTACCTATACtgcaatttgaaatttaatcttgaATTTAATACGATAATAGACATGAATTTTTTCTAAGAACAACATTAAGCATTTAATTTACATATAAATTTACTATTAATTGAATatgattaattaaattttcatatcaCTCTAATTATCTTATTTAATTGACAACTTAAAAATTGTGAGTAACTCATTAGTAAATATTATATGCGTGAGGATAGGGATAAAATGGAATTCAGGTTTCATAATCTTCAAAATAGTATGTTGATTATTTTAAGAACTTTTAAGTAActatttagaagaatttgtgataGTAATTGATTGTAATTCAACaagtttatttttagtttttttttttatcttaactatttttataattatattttgaaataaaataaaacattttattaaattattgaaCTTAATTAATAAGTCTAAATTTTCTTATAAATATGTATGCAATTAATATATGTTTGCATGtatttataatatgaaaaatatttaatatcaatAAACTTGAAATATATATCAAAACACATTGGTACCGATAATTATTAGTACCAACATAAAAAATTGATATATCTACCGATATTGCATTGactattattataataaaaatccCTAATTATCGGTGACTCCTATGAAGTGCGGCAAAAAGAAAAAAGCAAgtaaaaaatgaaataaagttGTGGAAGAAGGCTACTATTCCAATGTTATGccaacttttaaaaaataatatacattTTCTAAAGTTAGATCTTGGATAATTATAAATCAAAACACATTATAAATATGTTATTGTTAAATACATAacacattttaaatatatttatttatagagAATATCAGTAAAACTAGAAAGCGAATACCCAAAAGATGaggagaaattgaagagagagaCCAAAAATCAGACCATTAATGGGTAGTGGTTTGCATGAAATTTGgatctcatttctcatttcactTGTATTTAAGAAAGAATGGGAATTTGAAACATTTGAGGAATatcaaataaaaactaaattaaaatagaataaaaggaAAGCCCTGCGTGCAATACTCACTTCTTGGTTACGTAGGGTTGAAGAAGACAATTGGCCAAAATGAATGTAGTAAAGATAATTTTGGTGTTGGGGCTGATTGTGATTGCAAATA from Gossypium arboreum isolate Shixiya-1 chromosome 1, ASM2569848v2, whole genome shotgun sequence harbors:
- the LOC108480716 gene encoding hypersensitive-induced reaction 1 protein-like, which codes for MGNLFCCVQVGQSTVAIKERFGRFEDVLEPGCHCLPCFLGSQLAGHLSLRLQQLDVRCETKTKDNVFVNVVASIQYRALADKASDAFYKLTDTRKQIQSYVFDVIRASVPKLNLDDVFEQKTEIAKAVEEELEKAMSAYGYEIAQTLIVDIEPDVHVKRAMNEINAAARMRVAANEKAEAEKIQQIKRAEGEAESKYLSGLGIARQRQAIVDGLRDSVLGFSVNVPGTTAKDVMDMVLVTQYFDTMKEIGAASKSSAVFIPHGPGAVRDVATQIREGLLQAAHQ